Proteins from a genomic interval of Colletotrichum higginsianum IMI 349063 chromosome 6, whole genome shotgun sequence:
- a CDS encoding O-methyltransferase, protein MKSSVSVLYPNESVARNVTTYSESRSTDLPAHIVAYHEHIDATQPETSMLMISNFQAQNHIWLAKLIGAKRVLEIGVYVGYSGMIWSHAVGPDGTVTGLEFNADYARQAEAAWAANGITNASVIVGDALETLPALSPSEPYDLIFIDAQKSGYPSYLSTILAASAPSSSTRLLRAGGLVVADNVLRRGIVADDSDENPWVVKEKAERAAYWRSEDVEKLREFNDAVHDEPRLDSWLMPLYDGVHLARLVD, encoded by the exons ATGAAgtcctccgtctccgtcctcTACCCCAACGAGTCCGTCGCGCGGAACGTGACGACGTACTCCGAGTCCCGCTCCACGGACCTGCCCGCGCACATCGTCGCCTACCACGAGCACATCGACGCCACGCAGCCCGAGACGTCGATGCTCATGATCAGCAACTTCCAGGCGCAGAACCACATCTGGCTCGCCAAGCTCATCGGCGCCAAGAGGG TACTCGAAATCGGCGTCTACGTTGGGTACTCCGGCATGATCTGGTCCCATGCTGTCGGGCccgacggcaccgtcaccgGCCTCGAGTTCAACGCCGACTACGCAAGGCAGGCCGAAGCCGCATGGGCCGCCAACGGCATCACCAACGcgtccgtcatcgtcggcgacgcTCTCGAGAC TCTACCTGCCCTAAGCCCTTCCGAGCCGTATGACCTGATCTTCATCGACGCTCAGAAGTCCGGGTATCCGTCCTACCTCTCCACCATCCTTGCCGCTTCCGCCCCATCGTCTAGCACCCGCCTCTTGCGCGCCGGCGGTCTTGTCGTTGCCGACAACGTCCTCCGCCGCGGCATCGTTGCtgacgactcggacgagaaCCCTTGGGTTGTCAAGGAGAAGGCTGAGCGCGCCGCCTACTGGCGTTCCGAGGACGTTGAAAAGCTGCGCGAGTTTAACGACGCCGTGCATGACGAGCCGCGGCTGGACTCGTGGCTGATGCCGCTTTACGACGGGGTCCATCTCGCCAGGTTGGTCGATTGA
- a CDS encoding ORMDL family protein — translation MAEPGARRRRSSSILQVHYEPQETLEQISDQAVVPNLNANWVNAKGAWTIHFVLILCLKIFYDVMPGVSQETSWTLTNISYMFGSYIMFHYVRGVPFEFNGGAFDNLNMWEQIDDGAQYTPAKKFLLSVPIVLFLLSTHYTHYDLAYFIINFLAVLAVVIPKLPFSHRMRFGLFSDSDY, via the exons ATGGCGGAACCCGGTGCCCGCAGAAGGAGATCTAGCAGCATTCTCCAAGTTCATTACGAACCGCAGGAGACTCTCGAGCAGATAAGTGACCAGGCCGTCGTGCCCAACCTCAATGCGAACTGGGTCAATGCCAAAG GCGCCTGGACAATTCATTTCGTCCTTATCTTGTGCCTAAAGATATTCTACGATGTCATGCCGGGCGTGTCACAGGAGACATCCTGGACTCTGACGAATATCTCGTACATGTTTGGCTCCTACATCATGTTCCACTACGTCCGCGGCGTGCCTTTCGAGTTCAACGGCGGCGCGTTTGATAACCTAAACATGTGGGAACAGATTGACGATGGTGCGCAGTACACCCCGGCCAAGAAATTCTTGCTCAGCGTCCCAATCGTTCTGTTCCTACTCAGCACACATTACACCCACTACGACCTGGCCTACTTCATCATCAATTTCCTGGCCGTGCTGGCAGTCGTCATCCCTAAACTGCCTTTT AGTCATCGAATGCGATTCGGCCTTTTCTCCGATTCCGACTATTGA